One segment of Nyctibius grandis isolate bNycGra1 chromosome 11, bNycGra1.pri, whole genome shotgun sequence DNA contains the following:
- the SIN3A gene encoding paired amphipathic helix protein Sin3a translates to MKRRLDEQESPVYASQQRRITSSTEAFQHQHRVLAPAPPVYEAVSETMQSATGIQYSVTPSYQVSAMPQSSGSHGPAIAAVHSGHHHAAPVQPHGSQVVQSHTHPTPPAVPVQGQQQFQRLKVEDALSYLDQVKLQFGSQPQVYNDFLDIMKEFKSQSIDTPGVISRVSQLFKGHPDLIMGFNTFLPPGYKIEVQTNDMVNVTTPGQVHQIPTHGLQPQPQSQPQHPSQPSAQSTPTPAQPAPQPPPTKISKPSQLQAHTPASQQTPPIPPYASPRSPPVQPHTPVTISLGTTPSLQNNQPVEFNHAINYVNKIKNRFQGQPDIYKAFLEILHTYQKEQRNAKEAGGNYTPALTEQEVYAQVARLFKNQEDLLSEFGQFLPDANSSVLLSKTTAEKVESVRNDHGGTVKKPQLNNKQQRPNQNGCQIRRHSGTGATPPVKKKPKLLGLKDQSLAEASKHGVGTESLFFEKVRKALRSTEAYENFLRCLVIFNQEVISRAELVQLVSPFLGKFPELFTWFKNFLGYKESVHMETYPKERATEGIAMEIDYASCKRLGSSYRALPKSYQQPKCTGRTPLCKEVLNDTWVSFPSWSEDSTFVSSKKTQYEEHIYRCEDERFELDVVLETNLATIRVLEAVQKKLSRLSAEEQAKFRLDNTLGGTSEVIHRKAIQRIYADKAADIIDGLRKNPSVAVPIVLKRLKMKEEEWREAQRGFNKVWREQNEKYYLKSLDHQGINFKQNDTKVLRSKSLLNEIESIYDERQEQASEDNAGVPTGPHLSLAYEDKQILEDAASLIIHHVKRQTGIQKEDKYKIKQIMYHFIPDLLFAQRGELSDVEEEEEEEMDVDEATGAAKKHNGVGSPPKTKLMFNNTTAQKLRGMDEVYNLFYVNSNWYIFMRLHQILCLRLLRICTQAERQIEEETREREWEREVLGIKRDKSDSPAIQLRLKEPMDIDVEDYYPAFLDMVRNLLDGNMDSSQYEDSLREMFTIHAYIAFTMDKLIQSIVRQLQHIVSDEICVQVTDLYLSENNNGATGGLLASQSSRTLLEAAYQRKAEQLMSEENCFKLMFIQSRGQVQLTIELLDTEEENSDDPVEAERWSDYVERYVNSDSTSPELREHLAQKPVFLPRNLRRIRKCQRGREQQEKEGKEGNSKKSMENVESLDKLECKFKLNSYKMVYVIKSEDYMYRRTALLRAQQSHERVSKRLHQRFQAWVDKWTKEHVPREMAAETSKWLMGEGLEGLVPCTTTCDTETLHFVSINKYRVKYGTIFKTP, encoded by the exons GTGGAGGATGCATTGTCTTACCTTGACCAGGTGAAGCTGCAGTTTGGTAGCCAGCCACAGGTCTACAATGACTTCTTGGATATTATGAAGGAATTTAAATCTCAAAG CATTGACACTCCAGGAGTGATCAGCCGCGTATCGCAGCTCTTCAAGGGCCACCCCGACTTGATCATGGGTTTCAACACCTTCTTGCCGCCTGGTTACAAGATCGAGGTGCAGACGAATGATATGGTGAATGTGACAACACCAGGGCAGGTTCACCAGATCCCCACTCACGGCTTGCAGCCCCAGCCACAGTCCCAGCCGCAGCATCCGTCGCAGCCTTCGGCGCAGTCAACCCCaacaccagcacagccagcGCCGCAGCCACCACCTACCAAAATCAGCAAG ccATCACAGCTGCAGGCACATACTCCCGCCAGCCAGCAAACTCCCCCGATTCCACCCTACGCATCACCACGCTCGCCACCGGTCCAACCTCATACACCTGTGACAATCTCTCTGGGAACCACACCATCCCTGCAGAACAATCAGCCTGTTGAGTTTAATCATGCCATCAACTATGTCAACAAGATCAAGAATCGGTTCCAGGGACAGCCGGACATCTACAAAGCCTTCCTGGAGATCCTCCATACATATCAG AAGGAGCAGCGTAATGCCAAGGAGGCGGGAGGTAACTACACGCCGGCTCTGACGGAGCAGGAGGTGTACGCGCAGGTGGCTCGCCTCTTCAAGAaccaggaggatctgctctcGGAGTTCGGGCAGTTCCTGCCTGATGCCAACAGCTCTGTG CTGTTAAGTAAGACAACTGCAGAGAAAGTGGAATCGGTAAGAAATGATCACGGTGGCACGGTGAAGAAGCCACAGCTCAACAACAAACAGCAAAGACCCAACCAGAATGGCTGTCAGATCCGACGGCACTCGGGGACTGGAGCAACCCCTCCGGTGAAG AAGAAACCGAAGCTGCTTGGTTTAAAAGACCAGTCTTTGGCGGAAGCCAGCAAACATGGTGTGGGGACAGAGTCTCTCTTCTTTGAGAAG GTCCGCAAAGCTCTGCGTAGCACAGAAGCATACGAAAACTTCCTTCGCTGCCTGGTTATTTTCAACCAGGAGGTGATCTCCCGGGCTGAGCTCGTGCAGCTCGTTTCTCCATTCCTGGG gaaattcCCAGAATTGTTCACTTGGTTTAAAAACTTTCTGGGGTACAAAGAGTCTGTTCACATGGAGACTTACCCGAAGGAACGGGCTACGGAGGGGATTGCCATGGAGATAGACTACGCCTCCTGTAAAAGATTGGGCTCCAGCTACCGAGCCTTACCCAAGAGCTACCAGCAACCCAAGTGCACAGGGCGGACTCCGTTGTGTAAAGAG GTTTTGAATGACACCTGGGTCTCCTTCCCATCCTGGTCCGAAGACTCCACGTTCGTGAGCTCCAAGAAGACGCAGTATGAAGAGCACATCTACAGGTGTGAGGATGAGCGTTTCGAG CTGGATGTTGTCTTGGAGACCAACCTGGCCACGATCCGCGTCCTCGAGGCAGTCCAAAAGAAACTCTCGCGCTTGTCTGCCGAGGAGCAGGCCAAGTTCCGGCTGGACAACACTCTGGGTGGCACGTCGGAGGTGATCCACCGCAAAGCTATCCAGAGGATATATGCTGACAAAGCAGCCGACATCATCGATGGACTGCGGAAGAACCCGTCCGTGGCTGTTCCCATTGTACTGAAAAG GTTAAAGATGAAAGAGGAAGAGTGGCGAGAAGCCCAGAGAGGATTTAATAAAGTCTGGCGAGAGCAGAATGAGAAGTATTACCTGAAATCCTTAGATCACCAGGGCATCAACTTCAAGCAGAATGATACCAAGGTCCTGAGGTCAAAGAGTCTCCTCAATGAGATTGAAAGCATCTATGATGAG AGGCAAGAGCAGGCTTCAGAAGACAATGCTGGAGTCCCCACCGGCCCACACCTGTCACTAGCCTATGAAGACAAGCAGATCCTGGAAGATGCTGCTTCTCTCATCATCCACCATGTGAAGCGGCAGACGGGAATCCAGAAAGAGGACAAGTACAAAATCAAGCAGATCATGTATCACTTCATTCCAGACCTGCTGTTTGCTCAGCGAGGTGAACTCTCGGatgtggaagaggaggaagaagaggaaatggaTGTGGACGAAGCTACTGGGGCTGCAAAAAAGCACAACGGTGTTGGCAGTCCTCCCAAAACCAAGCTGATGTTCAACAACACGACGGCCCAGAAGCTGCGGGGCATGGATGAGGTCTACAATCTCTTCTACGTCAACAGCAACTGGTACATATTCATGCGGCTGCATCAGATCCTGTGCTTGCGGCTGCTGAGGATCTGCACCCAGGCCGAGCGGCAGATCGAAGAGGAGACGCGGGaaagggagtgggagagggaagtGCTGGGCATAAAGCGAGACAAGAGCGACAGTCCTGCCATCCAGCTGCGACTGAAGGAGCCTA TGGACATCGATGTTGAGGATTATTACCCGGCCTTCCTGGACATGGTGCGCAACCTCCTGGACGGGAACATGGACTCGTCGCAGTACGAGGACTCCCTGCGCGAGATGTTCACCATTCACGCCTACATCGCCTTTACCATGGACAAGCTGATCCAGAGCATTGTTCGACAG CTCCAGCACATAGTGAGCGATGAGATCTGCGTGCAGGTGACAGACCTCTACCTGTCGGAGAACAACAACGGAGCCACAGGAGGTCTGCTCGCTTCCCAGTCCTCTCGTACTCTCCTGGAGGCCGCATACCAGCGCAAAGCTGAGCAGCTCATGTCAGAGGAGAACTGTTTCAAG CTGATGTTCATTCAGAGCAGAGGTCAAGTTCAGCTAACCATTGAACTGCTGGACACGGAAGAGGAGAACTCCGATGACCCTGTAGAAGCAGAG CGCTGGTCAGACTACGTGGAGCGGTACGTCAACTCCGATTCTACCTCCCCAGAGCTCCGGGAGCACCTGGCCCAGAAACCAGTCTTCCTGCCGAG GAATCTGAGGCGGATCCGTAAGTGTCAGCGTGgtcgggagcagcaggagaaggaagggaaggagggaaacagTAAGAAGTCCATGGAGAACGTGGAGAGCTTGGACAAGCTGGAGTGTAAATTCAAACTGAACTCCTATAAGATGGTGTACGTGATCAAATCGGAGGATTACATGTACAGGAGGACTGCTCTGCTGCGAGCTCAGCAG TCCCACGAAagagtgagcaagcggctgcACCAGCGGTTCCAGGCCTGGGTGGACAAATGGACCAAGGAACACGTGCCCCGCGAAATGGCAGCCGAGACAAGCAAGTGGCTAATGGGCGAAGGGTTGGAGGGCTTGGTGCCCTGCACCACCACCTGTGACACAGAGACCCTGCACTTTGTGAGCATTAACAAGTACCGCGTCAAATACGGCACGATATTCAAGACACCCTAA